The region CTTTGTCTCACCGGCCGTCGACTAGCCAGCGTCAAATCCTGTTCCTTAGGAGAATCGATAAGGGATCCAGGCGGTGGCTGCTGTGGAGCTGGTTGCGAAGACCGAACCACGGGCATCGGTCGTACTGATAATGGCCGGACCCCAACCGGTtgtccatcatcaacacgTGTCTCGCTCCTTTGGACGTTCAGTGAACAATGATCCGGTTCACCCGTGGCGTGAGATAAGTATGCACATCCTACACAGATGTGATGCTTGCAAAACTTGTTCCTCTGCTCCTGATCCAGGCGTGGTAATACAATGCATTTCTCGGACAGCCGTGCCAGAAAGCCAGTGGCTGCATGGCAAGCCAACGGGCCAGAAAGCTCCACGCCAGTTATGTAGGCAACAGCACACGCATACGTCTGGTGATCCATCATTGTTCCTTGGTGATGTTCTATAAATGAAGTTGGCAAATTCCTCAGCTGGGGCATCTTAGCCATGGCGCTGATGTCCGGTCGAACAGGGTGGGTGTGCCCTTGATAGTTAATCCGACCCACGTATGTCAAAACATTCATATCCTCGGGCTTTGACGTTTCAaaatgcaagccaagatggTCCGCCAACCGGAAACGGCGTTTAATCGCCGCAGGCTCAGCCGGTTCTTGGAACTGACGCTTATATGCAATCCCTTTCATCTCAGTGTCTGAAAGACGGGGAACAGCAAGACCTAAAGTCTTATCGGATAGAGGATTTTGTGATATAACAATAGCAGGCGAGCTTCCCGCAGGATTTTTGTAAGTCCCAACCTGCGAAAGGGTGCCATCGCCATTATCGTTAAGCGTTAGATTCTTATGGCCGGCACCAAAGTGGCCACCCAGAGCCATCAATGTCTTCAGTGTGCGTCGACAGCTTCGTATGGGGCAGATGAAAGGATAAACAGGGTCATCGTGTAACTCATAACCAGCCGGAATTAACGCTCCTCTCGCTGAGGTCAACTCTCCATCAGGTTCTACAATACCAAGTTAGCAATTTTAGTCCCTGTGTTACAGTCCGTACTGGCATTTACATACGACAATACACCGAATACGGCCTTCCATCACTAGCAAACTCCACTGCCATGGCAATATTCGGCCGTGAGAGTGCCGCAGTAATTGCCTGAAACGAGTTTGCAGATAGCTTCCCGCTCGGTGGTCCGCTCCGCCAGGTGTCCTGGTTCCCAACACTTGAGGGTGGCGCTCTCAAGTCAGGCAAATTAGCCTTGGGCGGTCCTGAGCTCGGTATCGTGTGGCCGTTAACAAACGACGCAGAAGCACTTCGACCTATTGCTGGCGGGAGCGGAACAGGTGTAGGAGTAAAAGAAGGACCCTTTGCGACAGGTGCAGGAGGTAGGCTTGCTCGTCCTGATGGATCGAGGGCCGGAGTTGATGGAGTGCCAGCCGTCGCAGCATTAGCAACTGTAGGTGGCAGCGGAACAGGTGCTTGAATAAAGTCAGCCACGTGCAGTGAATCACAACACTTGCTCAGGGTCAAGTTCACTCACTCTCCTTGGGTTGAGCCGCAATGGCAGGGATGGAAGCCAACGAGCTATCAGAGTCGGTACTCTCCCGTCTAACAGGTGTCAGGCTGCTCTGTTCTCCTGTAGGTGTAAACCGCCCAGAATTCATGTGGTCATCCATCCACCGCTTCTGCTCTTGAACAATTCTTGCGAGTTCCGAAAGCCTCACtcgtggtggtgctggtggctcACTCTGAGCTGGTCCCGCACTGCCATCAAACTGCGGAATAACATCGCTCACCACTGGAGGAGGAAtaatctcatcaacatccatcccCGactcctcttcgtcatcatctgtACTGCTTGACCAGTTTTCGATGGCGTCCTCGTTCCACGTCGGATcgcgctcctcctcctcctgcacGGG is a window of Pochonia chlamydosporia 170 chromosome 5, whole genome shotgun sequence DNA encoding:
- a CDS encoding cupin, RmlC-type (similar to Metarhizium robertsii ARSEF 23 XP_007825908.1), producing MAEPQLKLGGFVHQRPVQEEEERDPTWNEDAIENWSSSTDDDEEESGMDVDEIIPPPVVSDVIPQFDGSAGPAQSEPPAPPRVRLSELARIVQEQKRWMDDHMNSGRFTPTGEQSSLTPVRRESTDSDSSLASIPAIAAQPKETPVPLPPTVANAATAGTPSTPALDPSGRASLPPAPVAKGPSFTPTPVPLPPAIGRSASASFVNGHTIPSSGPPKANLPDLRAPPSSVGNQDTWRSGPPSGKLSANSFQAITAALSRPNIAMAVEFASDGRPYSVYCQPDGELTSARGALIPAGYELHDDPVYPFICPIRSCRRTLKTLMALGGHFGAGHKNLTLNDNGDGTLSQVGTYKNPAGSSPAIVISQNPLSDKTLGLAVPRLSDTEMKGIAYKRQFQEPAEPAAIKRRFRLADHLGLHFETSKPEDMNVLTYVGRINYQGHTHPVRPDISAMAKMPQLRNLPTSFIEHHQGTMMDHQTYACAVAYITGVELSGPLACHAATGFLARLSEKCIVLPRLDQEQRNKFCKHHICVGCAYLSHATGEPDHCSLNVQRSETRVDDGQPVGVRPLSVRPMPVVRSSQPAPQQPPPGSLIDSPKEQDLTLASRRPVRQSVLNRLQMDKENIGSRGQAQAASPSLRSSAEPERIVAKRRTQTKSPSVQPNKESGSERVTGVQPGQFGTPDYEMEDWEIAPGRVTSEDASRNVAYSGAFLTSSTPITISPDICFHVLTIRPGQIFNVDVKKDKMQVFSVASGKVRVTTGGKTVQLGPNGAFPVRPGETCIIENRVYFEAMVHCTTVKDYELA